A window of Ardenticatena maritima contains these coding sequences:
- a CDS encoding patatin-like phospholipase family protein — MPLFPRKSKRIGLALSGGAVRGAAHIGVLQVLEREGIIPDVIAGTSAGAIVGAGYAAGVSTATMSAVFRTLRWPRLARFSLRTGLSLFDTEPMEAFIREQIGVQTFDELQRPFAAVACDILTGERVVLREGSVARAVRASAALPGLFPPVEMNGRLLVDGGVVDNLPVDVVREMGADYVIAVDLIPPPVSQPQPSNPFEMLLMAANLLVRQNHPDPQSVDCYIQPALGGYAPWDFSHGPEMEALGRAAAEAVIVKIKRDLGLER; from the coding sequence ATGCCACTCTTTCCGCGCAAATCCAAACGCATCGGCCTGGCACTGAGCGGCGGTGCGGTGCGTGGCGCCGCCCACATTGGCGTTCTGCAAGTGCTGGAACGTGAAGGCATCATCCCCGATGTGATCGCCGGCACAAGCGCCGGCGCGATTGTGGGCGCGGGCTACGCCGCGGGCGTGAGCACCGCCACCATGAGCGCCGTTTTTCGCACGTTGCGGTGGCCGCGTTTGGCGCGCTTTTCGCTGCGCACCGGCCTGAGCCTGTTCGATACCGAACCCATGGAAGCCTTTATCCGCGAACAAATTGGCGTCCAAACATTCGATGAACTCCAACGCCCCTTTGCCGCCGTCGCGTGCGACATTCTCACCGGCGAGCGGGTGGTGTTGCGCGAAGGCTCTGTGGCGCGCGCGGTACGCGCCAGCGCCGCTTTGCCGGGGCTTTTTCCGCCGGTGGAGATGAACGGGCGCTTGCTGGTGGATGGCGGTGTCGTGGACAACTTGCCCGTGGATGTAGTGCGCGAAATGGGCGCCGATTACGTCATCGCCGTAGACCTCATTCCGCCGCCGGTGAGCCAACCGCAACCGTCCAACCCGTTCGAGATGTTGCTCATGGCGGCGAACCTGCTCGTGCGCCAAAACCACCCCGACCCGCAATCGGTGGATTGCTACATTCAGCCGGCGCTGGGTGGCTATGCGCCGTGGGACTTCTCGCATGGTCCCGAAATGGAAGCCCTTGGACGCGCCGCCGCCGAAGCCGTCATCGTCAAAATCAAACGCGACCTGGGGTTAGAACGATGA
- a CDS encoding hydantoinase B/oxoprolinase family protein, whose translation MTADPITLELYRHRFASIADEMGVSLQRTAYSPNIKERLDFSCAVFDADGRMVAQAAHIPVHLGAMPDSVAAALSAVSTWQAGDLVILNDPFAGGTHLPDITMVSPVFLEGETPDFFVASRAHHADVGGMTPGSLPLSTELYQEGLIIPPLKLYEGGVLNEAVLRLILRNVRTPDERRGDLAAQRAAHLTGERRLRELAATHGREEVLAYAQHLQTYSERRTRAALRTWPAGRYTFEDVIEHVEDGRLHLLPIRVAVTIAGETITFDFTGTAPQMRGSLNAVLSITKSACAYVVRCLVGDDVPMNAGCFAPLHVHAPEGTLVNARPPAAVAGGNVETSQRIVDVVLGALAQALPDRIPAASQGTMNNVTIGGIAPDGTPFAYYETLAGGMGAAPTADGLTAVHTHMTNTRNTPVEALERAYPFRVVRYAIRRGSGGRGFYHGGDGLIREYELLTEATITLLTERRVRAPWGLQGGEDGAPGVNRLVHPDGREERLPPKCSRHVQAGSRLCIETPGGGGWGTPEDV comes from the coding sequence ATGACGGCTGACCCCATTACGCTTGAACTCTACCGCCATCGTTTTGCCAGTATCGCCGACGAAATGGGCGTAAGCCTGCAACGCACAGCCTACTCGCCCAATATCAAAGAGCGGCTCGATTTTTCATGCGCCGTTTTCGACGCCGACGGGCGTATGGTGGCGCAAGCCGCCCACATTCCCGTGCACCTGGGCGCAATGCCCGATAGCGTCGCTGCCGCGTTGTCGGCGGTCTCCACCTGGCAAGCGGGCGACCTCGTCATCCTGAACGACCCTTTTGCCGGCGGCACTCACCTGCCCGATATCACCATGGTTTCGCCCGTGTTTCTGGAGGGCGAGACCCCCGATTTTTTCGTCGCCAGCCGCGCCCACCATGCCGACGTGGGGGGCATGACGCCGGGCTCGCTCCCGCTTTCGACGGAACTCTACCAGGAAGGGCTGATTATCCCCCCGTTGAAGTTGTACGAGGGCGGCGTGCTCAACGAAGCGGTGTTGCGGCTCATTTTGCGCAATGTGCGCACCCCTGATGAACGCCGTGGCGACCTTGCCGCCCAACGCGCCGCGCATCTCACGGGCGAGCGCCGTTTGCGCGAGTTGGCGGCGACGCATGGGCGTGAGGAAGTGCTGGCGTATGCCCAACACCTGCAAACGTACAGCGAACGCCGCACACGCGCCGCGCTTCGTACCTGGCCGGCTGGTCGCTACACGTTTGAAGATGTCATCGAGCATGTGGAAGATGGGCGTCTGCACCTGTTGCCCATTCGCGTGGCTGTGACGATTGCAGGCGAGACCATCACGTTCGACTTTACGGGCACAGCGCCGCAAATGCGCGGTTCGCTCAATGCTGTGCTCAGCATCACCAAATCGGCGTGCGCCTATGTGGTGCGTTGCCTGGTGGGCGACGATGTGCCCATGAACGCCGGCTGTTTTGCGCCTTTGCATGTGCACGCCCCCGAAGGAACGCTGGTCAACGCCCGCCCACCCGCCGCCGTTGCGGGGGGCAATGTCGAAACCAGCCAGCGCATTGTGGATGTTGTGCTGGGGGCGCTGGCGCAAGCCTTGCCCGACCGTATTCCCGCCGCCTCGCAGGGCACGATGAACAACGTCACGATTGGCGGCATCGCTCCCGATGGTACGCCCTTCGCCTACTACGAGACGCTGGCGGGCGGCATGGGTGCTGCGCCAACCGCCGATGGGTTGACCGCCGTGCATACCCACATGACCAACACACGCAACACGCCTGTTGAAGCGCTGGAACGCGCCTACCCCTTCCGCGTGGTGCGCTACGCCATTCGGCGTGGCAGCGGCGGGCGTGGGTTCTATCATGGCGGGGATGGGCTGATTCGCGAGTATGAACTGCTCACCGAAGCAACCATTACCCTGCTGACCGAGCGGCGTGTGCGTGCGCCGTGGGGGTTGCAAGGTGGCGAAGACGGCGCACCGGGCGTCAACCGCCTGGTGCATCCCGATGGGCGCGAGGAACGTTTGCCCCCCAAATGCTCGCGCCATGTCCAAGCCGGCTCGCGCTTGTGCATTGAAACGCCGGGGGGTGGGGGTTGGGGGACGCCGGAAGATGTCTGA
- a CDS encoding CRTAC1 family protein translates to MPWSRKWVVAGLGVLLALLMRGGAARPLFSAADEPLFIPANAEAHVDMPHSGALRTTGQAWGDFDNDGDLDLYLTDPAAPNRLYENLGDGTFRLSPLSEQVALPNQRSTGAIFADYDNDGWPDLYVLARGRNALLHNDGGRAFYDVTLLAGVGDEADGQSATWGDFDNDGDLDLYVVNWSCSPDCGRPQSGDRDRLYRNNGDGTFDDVTHWLGSKTTGAGFAATFFDYDNDGDLDLYVVNDEFIAPTGNVLWRNDGAGCGGWCFSDVSAETGADVRLMGMGLAVGDYDNDGDLDLYFTNAGPMVLLQNLTAQGEPRFVNVAPQAGVEHAEGIGWGAVFVDCDNDGWLDLYVAESDVKGDGLPANPLYHNNGDGTFTMLPPTDAGASDAGRSTGVAYADYNGDGWTDLVVGNFGRGYTLYRNTRHAPHHWLRVRLVGGGPVNRDAVGAKVLLTTPDGVRQTRVVHAGSSLGAGHELALTFGLGVHTTADVRIIWPDGTEQTLANVRGDRAYTIAYPLTWRERLALTWALWRVRLALGAAGALLTLGGVGMVLWRWRRRGHVEQVP, encoded by the coding sequence ATGCCGTGGTCTCGAAAATGGGTGGTCGCAGGGCTGGGGGTGTTGCTTGCCTTGCTGATGCGGGGCGGCGCGGCGCGCCCCCTCTTTTCTGCCGCTGATGAGCCGCTCTTCATCCCTGCCAATGCCGAGGCGCATGTGGACATGCCGCACAGTGGCGCTTTGCGCACGACCGGGCAAGCGTGGGGGGATTTCGACAACGACGGCGACCTCGACCTCTACCTGACCGACCCCGCCGCACCGAACCGCCTCTATGAGAACTTGGGCGATGGCACGTTCCGCCTTTCGCCACTGAGCGAGCAGGTAGCGTTGCCCAACCAGCGGAGCACGGGCGCGATTTTCGCCGATTACGACAACGACGGTTGGCCTGACCTCTATGTGCTGGCGCGAGGGCGCAACGCGTTGTTGCACAACGACGGCGGGCGCGCTTTCTACGATGTCACCCTACTGGCAGGCGTTGGCGATGAAGCCGATGGGCAAAGCGCCACTTGGGGAGACTTCGACAACGACGGCGACCTCGACCTCTACGTGGTCAACTGGTCCTGCTCGCCGGATTGCGGACGACCGCAAAGCGGCGACCGCGATCGCCTCTATCGCAACAATGGCGATGGCACGTTCGACGATGTGACCCACTGGCTGGGGAGTAAGACCACCGGCGCCGGGTTTGCCGCGACGTTTTTCGACTATGACAACGACGGCGACCTCGACCTCTATGTGGTCAACGATGAGTTTATCGCGCCGACGGGCAATGTGCTGTGGCGCAACGATGGCGCCGGCTGTGGCGGCTGGTGTTTCTCCGATGTGTCCGCTGAAACGGGCGCCGATGTGCGTCTGATGGGCATGGGGCTGGCGGTCGGAGACTACGACAACGACGGCGACCTCGACCTCTACTTCACCAACGCGGGACCCATGGTCTTGTTGCAAAACTTGACGGCGCAGGGCGAACCGCGGTTTGTCAACGTGGCCCCCCAAGCCGGTGTGGAACACGCCGAGGGCATTGGCTGGGGCGCGGTCTTCGTGGATTGCGACAACGACGGCTGGCTCGACCTCTATGTCGCCGAGTCCGACGTGAAAGGGGATGGCTTGCCCGCCAACCCGCTCTATCACAACAACGGTGATGGCACGTTCACCATGCTGCCCCCCACCGACGCCGGCGCGTCCGATGCGGGGCGCAGTACGGGTGTTGCCTACGCCGATTACAACGGCGACGGGTGGACCGACCTCGTGGTGGGGAACTTTGGGCGCGGCTATACGCTCTATCGCAATACACGCCACGCACCGCACCACTGGCTGCGTGTGCGCCTGGTGGGTGGTGGTCCCGTGAACCGCGATGCGGTGGGCGCGAAAGTTCTTCTCACCACGCCCGATGGTGTGCGCCAAACCCGCGTTGTGCATGCGGGGAGCAGCCTGGGCGCTGGGCACGAACTGGCGCTGACCTTCGGCTTAGGTGTACACACCACCGCCGATGTGCGTATCATCTGGCCCGACGGCACCGAGCAGACCCTTGCCAATGTGCGCGGCGACCGCGCCTACACGATCGCCTACCCGCTCACGTGGCGCGAACGCCTGGCGTTGACCTGGGCGCTCTGGCGCGTGCGCCTCGCGCTGGGGGCGGCGGGCGCTCTGCTGACGCTCGGCGGTGTGGGGATGGTGCTGTGGCGTTGGCGGAGACGCGGACATGTGGAGCAAGTGCCATGA
- a CDS encoding dolichyl-phosphate beta-glucosyltransferase codes for MRRQPISEQPFLSIVIPAYNEERRLPPNLKRVLEYLDTQPFEAEVIVVDDGSEDRTVQRVREVAADDPRVRIIENEHYGKAYAVRTGMLAARGEIVLFSDADLSTPIHEIERFFPYFEQNYDIVIGSREGGGPNQRVGEPFYRHLMGRVFNLLVQLLAVPGIRDTQCGFKAMRREAVHDLFPRLRIHDGSKGPVKGSMVTGFDVELLFLALQLGYKVKEVPVEWRYGRESKVNPLIDSWRLFRDVLMVRWNHLLGRYDMRPKAAASNHPPTAH; via the coding sequence ATGAGGAGGCAACCCATTTCCGAGCAACCGTTTCTCTCAATCGTCATACCGGCATACAACGAAGAGCGACGCTTGCCGCCCAACTTGAAGCGTGTGCTCGAATACCTGGATACGCAGCCGTTTGAAGCCGAGGTGATCGTGGTGGACGACGGGTCGGAAGACCGCACGGTTCAGCGCGTCCGCGAAGTCGCCGCCGATGATCCCCGCGTGCGTATCATTGAAAACGAGCACTACGGCAAAGCCTACGCCGTGCGCACGGGCATGCTTGCGGCGCGTGGCGAGATTGTGCTGTTCAGCGATGCCGACCTTTCGACGCCGATCCACGAAATTGAGCGCTTCTTCCCCTATTTTGAGCAGAACTACGACATTGTCATTGGTTCGCGTGAGGGGGGCGGTCCCAACCAGCGCGTTGGTGAGCCTTTCTACCGTCATTTGATGGGGCGCGTCTTCAACTTGTTGGTGCAATTGCTGGCGGTGCCTGGTATTCGCGATACGCAATGCGGCTTCAAGGCCATGCGGCGCGAAGCCGTGCATGATTTGTTCCCACGCTTGCGCATTCACGATGGGAGCAAGGGCCCCGTCAAGGGAAGCATGGTCACCGGGTTTGACGTGGAATTGCTCTTCCTGGCGTTGCAGTTGGGCTACAAAGTCAAGGAAGTGCCTGTGGAGTGGCGCTACGGACGCGAAAGCAAGGTCAACCCGCTGATTGACTCGTGGCGGCTATTCCGCGATGTGTTGATGGTGCGCTGGAATCACCTTTTGGGGCGGTACGATATGCGCCCCAAAGCCGCCGCGTCGAATCACCCGCCGACGGCGCATTGA
- a CDS encoding glycosyltransferase family 2 protein → MSNPLVSVVIPNWNGKHHLEACLPSLFAQTYRPFEVIVVDNGSTDGSVEWLATVWPQVRVVAFPQNRGVVAAFNAGVQAARGELIALLNNDTEQEPDWLERFVAGLLRHSDAGMAACKIRLWDDRTRLHTAGDTMSRDAQPGNRGVWEPDDGRFDREEYVFAPCGAAALYRRALFEDVGLFDQRLGSYLEDVDLAFRAQWRGWRCIYVPDAVVYHKVSATGGGVFASYYVGRNWFYVITKNFPARTLRRHWRAIARAQARHVWEAVRAWRGAAARARLRGMLVGALTWPRFVPDRRRIQATARVREEEIEALFS, encoded by the coding sequence ATGAGCAATCCGCTGGTGAGTGTGGTCATTCCCAATTGGAACGGCAAGCATCATTTGGAAGCGTGCCTGCCTTCGCTCTTCGCCCAAACGTATCGCCCGTTTGAGGTGATTGTTGTGGACAACGGCAGTACCGACGGCTCGGTGGAATGGCTGGCGACGGTGTGGCCGCAAGTGCGTGTTGTCGCGTTTCCGCAGAACCGTGGTGTGGTGGCGGCGTTCAACGCAGGGGTGCAGGCGGCGCGTGGTGAACTCATCGCCTTGCTGAACAACGACACCGAGCAGGAACCGGACTGGCTCGAACGGTTTGTTGCGGGGCTTCTGCGCCATAGTGATGCCGGCATGGCGGCGTGCAAAATTCGTCTCTGGGACGACCGCACGCGCTTGCATACCGCCGGCGATACGATGAGCCGCGATGCTCAACCGGGCAACCGTGGCGTGTGGGAGCCCGATGATGGACGTTTTGACCGCGAGGAATATGTTTTTGCGCCCTGCGGCGCGGCGGCGCTTTACCGCCGCGCGCTTTTTGAGGATGTGGGGTTGTTCGACCAGCGGCTGGGCTCTTACCTGGAAGATGTAGATTTGGCGTTTCGGGCGCAGTGGCGCGGCTGGCGGTGTATCTACGTACCGGATGCGGTTGTCTATCACAAAGTCAGCGCCACAGGCGGGGGCGTATTCGCCAGTTATTACGTCGGGCGCAATTGGTTCTACGTCATCACCAAGAATTTTCCCGCGCGCACATTGCGCCGCCATTGGCGAGCCATCGCGCGTGCGCAGGCGCGGCATGTGTGGGAAGCGGTGCGCGCCTGGCGCGGTGCGGCTGCGCGGGCGCGCTTGCGCGGCATGCTCGTGGGGGCGTTGACGTGGCCGCGCTTTGTGCCGGATCGCCGGCGTATTCAGGCGACGGCGCGGGTGCGTGAGGAGGAAATCGAAGCGCTATTCAGTTGA
- the rfbD gene encoding dTDP-4-dehydrorhamnose reductase, protein MRILITGANGQLGRALQRALVEHETLPLAHADLDVSDRSAVLALADWEPDVIIHAAAMTNVDGCELDPEAAYRVNALGTQHVALLAQRANAALCYVSTDYVYDGEKGEPYWEWDATNPLNVYGASKLAGEWFVRHLLTRFYIARTAWVYGPGGRNFPRKVLDLAVQHPVLRMVTNEAGHPTYAPHLAQAIARLIQTEAYGIYHLVNEGCATRFEFARAVLNAVGRADYPLEPTDHYPRPARVPKRAELHTLAARHVGVGLPHWQEGLLEWVRAEGLV, encoded by the coding sequence ATGCGCATACTGATCACCGGAGCCAACGGGCAATTGGGGCGTGCGTTGCAACGCGCGCTTGTTGAACATGAGACGTTGCCGCTGGCGCATGCCGACCTGGATGTGAGCGACCGTTCTGCTGTGCTGGCGCTCGCCGATTGGGAGCCGGACGTGATTATTCACGCGGCGGCGATGACCAATGTGGATGGCTGTGAACTCGACCCGGAAGCGGCGTATCGTGTGAATGCGTTGGGAACACAGCATGTGGCGCTTTTGGCGCAGCGTGCCAATGCCGCATTGTGCTACGTCAGCACGGATTACGTGTATGACGGCGAGAAGGGCGAACCCTACTGGGAATGGGATGCCACCAATCCGCTCAACGTGTATGGGGCGAGCAAACTCGCCGGGGAATGGTTTGTGCGCCATTTGCTGACGCGCTTCTACATTGCCCGTACCGCGTGGGTGTATGGACCGGGTGGGCGTAACTTTCCGCGCAAGGTGCTCGATTTGGCCGTCCAGCACCCCGTTTTGCGCATGGTGACGAATGAAGCGGGGCATCCCACCTATGCGCCGCATCTGGCGCAAGCCATCGCGCGCCTCATTCAAACCGAGGCGTATGGCATCTACCACCTGGTGAACGAGGGGTGCGCCACTCGTTTTGAGTTTGCGCGTGCTGTGTTGAATGCTGTGGGGCGTGCCGATTACCCCCTGGAACCCACCGACCATTACCCGCGCCCGGCGCGTGTGCCCAAACGTGCCGAATTGCACACTTTGGCCGCCCGCCATGTAGGGGTTGGTTTGCCTCACTGGCAGGAAGGGTTGCTCGAATGGGTGCGCGCTGAGGGGCTGGTATGA
- a CDS encoding sortase yields MSKPRQALHHCPFLGDETRPKRTHPYPHDAHRCWAHGTPAAISRRRQAQHCLRDAHIRCPVFTALIPREHIPVRSDTAPTQALIALLDESPRPRATRPHPASPTRTTSGHTLYRKLHTQAATATSAHHATRPRPTYQTTAATRPAPRRRHTAAHAARLMPATSTPLPRRRAPLWLWGIALAPMLAAIIIAAYIVLNVSGSSAAVAPALAAATPFAPENSPSNGATSLALSITTTTPTATPAPFIPLLAVTDTHAPPFDPVAEATVAAHVEREKSTDTPPNAPLIATPGPFPPPATQPPSRLIIPAINLVSQVVPVGTYFVQQGNYLVRYHQVAEYAVGWHQDSALPGARGNTVMAGHNNTKGEVFRDLWKLEPGDMVYVEAEGRIYAYQVALKKIVREIGVPLEQQFENARWIAPTNDIRLTLVSCWPYETNTHRVIIVAVPFGTNVVSQ; encoded by the coding sequence ATGAGCAAACCGCGGCAGGCATTACATCATTGCCCCTTTTTGGGCGATGAAACGCGACCCAAACGCACACACCCCTACCCCCACGACGCCCACCGTTGTTGGGCGCATGGGACGCCTGCCGCCATCTCACGCCGCCGCCAGGCGCAACACTGCCTGCGCGACGCCCATATCCGCTGTCCCGTCTTTACGGCGCTCATCCCGCGCGAACACATCCCTGTGCGCTCGGACACGGCTCCCACTCAGGCGCTGATTGCGCTGTTGGATGAATCGCCGCGCCCACGCGCCACACGCCCACATCCAGCATCGCCCACGCGCACCACATCGGGGCACACGCTCTACCGCAAACTCCACACCCAAGCCGCCACAGCCACCAGCGCACACCACGCGACCAGACCGCGCCCCACCTACCAGACAACCGCCGCCACGCGCCCTGCGCCGCGTCGTCGCCACACCGCCGCCCATGCCGCGCGGCTCATGCCCGCCACATCAACACCCCTGCCGCGCCGCCGCGCCCCCCTCTGGCTGTGGGGCATCGCGCTGGCGCCAATGCTCGCCGCCATCATCATCGCCGCCTACATCGTGCTGAACGTCAGCGGTTCTTCGGCGGCTGTTGCGCCCGCGCTGGCGGCGGCAACGCCCTTTGCACCCGAAAACAGCCCATCCAACGGCGCGACATCCTTGGCGCTCAGCATTACCACCACCACGCCCACCGCCACACCGGCGCCGTTCATCCCGTTGCTTGCCGTCACCGACACCCACGCGCCCCCCTTCGACCCGGTGGCGGAAGCCACCGTCGCCGCACACGTCGAACGCGAGAAAAGCACCGACACGCCACCCAATGCGCCCCTCATCGCCACGCCGGGACCATTCCCGCCGCCGGCGACGCAACCACCCTCGCGGCTTATCATCCCCGCCATCAACCTCGTTTCGCAGGTGGTGCCGGTCGGGACGTACTTTGTCCAGCAAGGCAATTACCTTGTACGCTACCACCAGGTCGCTGAGTACGCCGTCGGCTGGCACCAAGACAGCGCCCTGCCCGGCGCACGCGGCAATACCGTCATGGCGGGGCACAATAACACCAAAGGCGAAGTTTTTCGCGATTTATGGAAACTTGAACCCGGCGACATGGTGTACGTCGAAGCCGAAGGGCGCATCTACGCCTATCAGGTGGCGCTCAAAAAAATTGTGCGCGAAATCGGCGTTCCCCTCGAACAGCAGTTTGAAAACGCGCGCTGGATTGCCCCCACCAACGATATCCGCCTCACCCTGGTTTCATGCTGGCCCTACGAAACCAACACCCACCGCGTCATCATCGTCGCCGTTCCCTTCGGCACCAACGTCGTGTCGCAATAA
- a CDS encoding HAD family hydrolase, whose translation MPDLDRTRIDAILFDLDGTLLALRGGQKGGALAARLRPLAPLLPGRNPEQFMRRIWVLSETPTNYVLAMLDRVGLDTWLRPLADRARRAKGIGTLETLAPIEGAVETVQRLAQQYALGVLTNRARRETYAFLEQTGLRPLFGAITTRQDLWRFKPHPQAVRRTARLLGVAPERVLMVGDMPVDMETARRAGAQAVGVLTGFATEAELRAAGATIILPSVRELPAILLESAP comes from the coding sequence ATGCCCGATTTGGATCGCACACGCATTGACGCCATTCTGTTTGACCTGGACGGAACGCTGCTCGCCCTGCGTGGCGGGCAAAAAGGGGGAGCGCTGGCGGCACGACTGCGTCCACTTGCGCCTCTTCTGCCGGGGCGCAACCCCGAACAGTTCATGCGGCGCATCTGGGTGCTCAGCGAAACCCCAACCAACTACGTGCTCGCCATGCTCGACCGCGTGGGGCTTGACACCTGGCTGCGCCCCCTTGCCGACCGCGCCCGCCGCGCGAAAGGCATCGGCACGCTGGAAACGCTCGCCCCTATCGAAGGCGCGGTCGAAACGGTGCAGCGGCTCGCTCAGCAGTACGCCCTCGGCGTGCTCACCAACCGCGCCCGCCGCGAAACCTACGCCTTTCTGGAACAAACCGGCTTGCGCCCACTCTTCGGCGCTATCACCACCCGCCAGGACCTCTGGCGCTTCAAGCCGCACCCGCAAGCCGTTCGGCGCACGGCGCGCTTGCTGGGCGTTGCGCCGGAGCGCGTGCTCATGGTGGGCGACATGCCTGTTGACATGGAAACCGCCCGCCGCGCCGGCGCGCAAGCGGTGGGCGTGCTGACCGGCTTTGCCACCGAAGCGGAACTGCGCGCCGCCGGCGCAACGATCATTCTGCCGTCGGTGCGTGAATTGCCCGCCATCCTGCTTGAATCTGCACCCTGA
- the folB gene encoding dihydroneopterin aldolase, with protein sequence MNNDRILIRGLECYAAIGVSAAEREVGQRLQFNVDVWLDLAPAGRSDKISDTVSYAKLARAIVDVARRKNYYLLEHLAEEVATHLLTTFPIEAVRVQVLKTPPPVDLRIVAAGVEIERRRGEPHA encoded by the coding sequence ATGAACAACGACCGCATTCTCATTCGAGGGCTGGAATGCTACGCCGCCATCGGCGTGAGCGCCGCCGAGCGCGAAGTCGGCCAACGCCTGCAATTCAACGTGGACGTATGGCTTGACCTCGCGCCCGCCGGACGAAGCGACAAAATCAGCGACACCGTCAGTTATGCCAAACTGGCGCGCGCGATTGTGGACGTCGCGCGGCGCAAAAACTACTACCTGCTGGAACATCTGGCGGAAGAAGTCGCCACGCACCTGTTGACAACCTTCCCCATCGAAGCCGTGCGTGTGCAAGTGCTGAAAACACCGCCGCCCGTGGATTTGCGCATCGTGGCGGCTGGTGTCGAAATCGAACGTCGGCGAGGTGAACCCCATGCCTGA
- a CDS encoding molybdopterin molybdotransferase MoeA: MPESKWPLLPVSEARRIILEHVQPLGTEERRFEDAQGYVLAEDVRAREPMPPFPASAKDGFAVIADDTTEWRRIVGDQFAGYDANLRVEYGTAARITTGAPVPQGANAVIMVEFSEVQGDRVRFTRRVEPGADIRPVGQDIAQGQVVLPTGTRLGPAELGLLATVGATRITVWKRPRIGVMSTGDELVEPDETPGPGQIRDANRFSLMAAVRETGAEALDLGLAPDTADALEAFIREGLRACDAIVTSGGVSMGELDLVKPLLERMGTVHFGRVSVKPGKPVTFATVDGKPFFAMPGFPVSSLVAFEIFARPALLRMAGWPLDAVERPRVPVVLDHDIRHGAARTEYQRAIVRFDRTDGRFHATTTGFQGSGRLLSMVGANALLELPEGRGDFHAGESVDALLIAPLKTE; encoded by the coding sequence ATGCCTGAATCCAAGTGGCCATTGCTCCCGGTCTCAGAAGCCCGTCGCATCATCCTTGAACACGTCCAGCCGCTGGGCACCGAAGAGCGCCGTTTTGAAGACGCGCAAGGCTACGTGCTCGCCGAGGACGTGCGCGCCCGCGAACCTATGCCGCCCTTCCCCGCAAGCGCCAAAGACGGGTTCGCCGTCATTGCGGACGATACGACCGAATGGCGGCGCATCGTTGGCGACCAATTCGCCGGCTACGACGCCAACCTGCGCGTGGAATACGGTACCGCCGCCCGCATCACCACCGGCGCACCGGTTCCCCAAGGCGCAAACGCCGTCATCATGGTCGAATTTAGCGAAGTGCAGGGCGACCGTGTGCGCTTCACCCGCCGCGTTGAACCAGGCGCCGACATCCGCCCCGTTGGGCAAGACATCGCCCAAGGGCAAGTGGTGCTCCCCACCGGCACACGCCTGGGTCCCGCCGAATTGGGCTTGCTGGCGACGGTTGGCGCGACACGCATCACCGTTTGGAAGCGCCCCCGTATCGGCGTCATGAGCACGGGCGATGAACTTGTCGAACCGGACGAAACGCCCGGTCCGGGGCAAATTCGCGACGCCAACCGCTTCAGCCTCATGGCCGCCGTGCGCGAAACAGGCGCCGAAGCGCTAGACCTGGGTCTAGCGCCTGACACCGCCGACGCCCTGGAAGCCTTCATCCGCGAAGGGCTGCGCGCGTGCGACGCCATTGTCACCAGCGGCGGCGTTTCCATGGGCGAACTGGACCTCGTCAAGCCCCTGCTGGAACGCATGGGCACCGTGCATTTTGGGCGTGTCTCGGTCAAGCCGGGGAAACCAGTGACGTTCGCGACGGTGGACGGCAAGCCGTTTTTCGCCATGCCGGGCTTCCCCGTCTCCTCATTGGTCGCGTTCGAGATTTTTGCCCGCCCCGCCCTGCTCCGTATGGCCGGCTGGCCCCTGGACGCGGTGGAACGCCCGCGCGTGCCCGTCGTGCTCGACCATGATATTCGCCACGGCGCCGCTCGCACCGAGTATCAGCGCGCCATTGTGCGCTTCGACCGCACCGATGGACGTTTCCACGCCACCACAACCGGCTTTCAGGGAAGCGGGCGCTTGCTGAGCATGGTAGGCGCCAACGCACTGCTGGAACTTCCCGAAGGGCGCGGTGATTTTCACGCCGGCGAATCGGTTGACGCCTTGCTCATCGCGCCGCTCAAAACGGAGTAA